Proteins encoded within one genomic window of Setaria italica strain Yugu1 chromosome IV, Setaria_italica_v2.0, whole genome shotgun sequence:
- the LOC101764188 gene encoding uncharacterized protein LOC101764188, giving the protein MRKRDLGILLLAAFAVFFSLHHEGDFSFRESWYHLADEDFPIKYEADRLPPPLIADLNGDGKPEVLLPTHDAKIQVLQPPHARHLNDDTSFHEARLMADISLLPDNVRVASGRRPIAMAVGNVDRSYRAGDVRKQVLVVVTSGWSVLCFDHNLKKLWEQNLQDDFPHGAHHREVAISITNYTLKHGDAGLVIVGGRMEMQHHSADLFDEFMMPEDHRRSTDEKQGSETGTADLRHFALYAFAGRTGERRWSRKNENIQSQPSDASVMIPQHNYKLDVHALNSRQPGQFECREFRESILGVMPHHWDRREDTTLQLAHFRRHKRKQVKKTQGKAAINSVNKPIEHNPPGKDASNRIARVLGKAADIASSNKVRKTQRTMYIPTITNHTQVWWVPNVIVAHEKEGIEAVHLASGRTICKLHLTEGGLHADINGDGVLDHVQVVGGNGIKEQTVVSGSMEVLKPCWAVATSGVPVREQLFNVSICHYNHFNLFHHGDFSRSFGRKFDTTGLEVATPILVQTDDGHKHRRGSHGDIVFLTSQGEVTSYSPGLLGHDAVWRWQVSTGATWSNLPSPSGMMENIVVPTLKAFSLRSYDRKEVIIAGGDQEAVVLSPSGGILAIIELPAPPTHALIMEDFSGDGLTDMVVVTSGGVYGFVQIRQPGALFFSTLVGCLIVVIGVIFVSLHLNSSSSGKPRASSAEYR; this is encoded by the exons ATGCGGAAGCGGGATCTCGGGATCCTACTGctcgccgccttcgccgtcttcttctccctccaccACGAGGGCGACTTCTCCTTCCGCGAGTCCTGGTACCACCTCGCCGACGAGGACTTCCCCATCAAGTACGAGGCCGACCGCCTGCCCCCGCCCCTCATCGCCGACCTCAACGGCGACGGCAAGCCCGAGGTCCTCCTCCCCACCCACGACGCCAAGATCCAGGTCCTCCAGCCGCCCCACGCCCGCCACCTCAACGATGACACCTCCTTCCACGAGGCCCGCCTCATGGCCgacatctccctcctccccgaCAACGTCCGGGTCGCCTCCGGCAGGCGGCCCATCGCCATGGCGGTCGGCAACGTCGACCGCTCCTACCGAGCCGGCGACGTCAGGAAGcaggtcctcgtcgtcgtcacaTCCGGATGGTCCGTCTTGTGCTTCGACCACAACCTCAAAAAGCTATGGGAGCAGAATCTCCAGGATGACTTCCCTCATGGCGCACACCACCGCGAGGTCGCCATCTCCATAACCAACTACACTCTCAAGCATGGAGATGCTGGCCTTGTCATCGTAGGAGGAAGGATGGAAATGCAGCACCAT TCGGCAGATCTTTTCGACGAATTTATGATGCCAGAAGACCACCGCAGAAGCACCGATGAAAAACag GGCTCTGAGACTGGCACTGCAGACCTGCGCCATTTTGCCCTTTATGCCTTCGCTGGACGTACTGGCGAGCGAAGATGGAGCCGGAAGAATGAG AACATCCAGTCACAGCCATCAGATGCTTCAGTGATGATACCACAGCACAATTACAAGCTTGATGTCCATGCCCTCAATAGTCGTCAGCCTGGTCAG TTTGAATGTCGTGAATTCAGAGAATCAATTCTTGGCGTCATGCCTCATCATTGG GATAGGAGAGAGGATACTACCCTACAGCTTGCACATTTTAGAAGGCATAAAAGGAAACAAGTGAAGAAAACACAAGGAAAGGCTGCTATTAATAGTGTGAACAAGCCCATTGAACACAATCCACCTGGAAAGGATGCTTCCAATAGAATAGCTAGAGTGCTTGGGAAGGCTGCAGATATTGCTAGCTCAAATAAAGTCAGGAAG ACACAGAGGACGATGTACATTCCGACAATCACTAATCATACTCAAGTATGGTGGGTTCCTAATGTTATCGTTGCACATGAAAAGGAAGGGATAGAGGCTGTCCATCTAGCTTCTGGACGTACAATATGCAAG CTTCATTTAACCGAAGGAGGGCTTCATGCAGATATTAATGGAGATGGAGTTCTAGATCATGTTCAG GTTGTTGGTGGAAACGGCATTAAAGAGCAGACAGTTGTAAGTGGGTCAATGGAAGTGCTGAAACCGTGTTGGGCAGTTGCTACATCGGGTGTTCCAGTGCGGGAGCAACTTTTTAATGTGTCTATCTGCCATTACAACCATTTTAATCTGTTCCATCATGGTGACTTTTCGAGAAGTTTTGGGAGGAAATTTGATACGACTGGTTTAGAGGTTGCGACTCCTATCCTGGTCCAGACAGATGATGGGCATAAACACAGGAGAGGAAGCCATGGAGATATCGTCTTTTTGACAAGCCAGGGAGAG GTGACTTCGTACTCTCCTGGGCTGCTTGGCCATGATGCGGTATGGAGGTGGCAAGTATCAACAGGGGCAACATGGTCCAATCTCCCATCTCCGTCGGGGATGATGGAGAACATAGTGGTTCCTACTTTGAAGGCTTTCTCATTGCGTTCCTATGACCGAAAAGAGGTGATCATCGCGGGCGGCGATCAGGAGGCTGTGGTGCTATCACCTTCTGGTGGCATACTGGCCATAATCGAGCTTCCGGCGCCTCCCACCCATGCGCTGATCATGGAGGATTTCTCGGGCGACGGCCTGACCGACATGGTTGTGGTGACATCGGGGGGAGTGTACGGATTCGTGCAGATAAGGCAGCCTGGGGCTCTTTTCTTCAGCACGCTGGTGGGGTGCCTGATAGTTGTGATCGGGGTGATATTTGTGTCTCTGCACCTCAACTCGTCAAGCAGCGGTAAACCGAGGGCTTCTTCAGCGGAATACAGATGA